Proteins from a single region of Spirochaetota bacterium:
- a CDS encoding iron chelate uptake ABC transporter family permease subunit: protein MKNFSINISIILVCTGCIFILAIALSIGASHITLLEAITGINPVAKQIIMLRFLRVLMAFFAGAALAVSGCIFQSLLKNPLAEPYTLGVSGG, encoded by the coding sequence ATGAAAAATTTTTCCATCAACATAAGTATTATACTAGTCTGTACAGGCTGTATATTTATACTGGCGATAGCTCTTTCTATAGGTGCATCGCACATAACATTGCTTGAAGCAATCACTGGCATAAACCCCGTTGCCAAACAGATTATCATGCTTCGCTTTCTTAGAGTACTCATGGCATTTTTTGCAGGTGCTGCACTGGCAGTTTCTGGCTGTATATTTCAATCACTATTAAAAAATCCACTGGCCGAACCATATACATTAGGGGTATCAGGTGGC